The proteins below come from a single Miscanthus floridulus cultivar M001 chromosome 1, ASM1932011v1, whole genome shotgun sequence genomic window:
- the LOC136484537 gene encoding cyclin-dependent kinase inhibitor 4-like: MGKYMRKVKVSGEVAIMDVSSAPLGARTRARALALQRLQKQQAQGEEGAGGEYLELRSRRLEKLPPPASAMRRKAAAAAAAAKEEVEASCGENMLELEAMERNTRETTPCSLINSEMIGTPRTPGSTTRSSHSSHRRVKAPPVQAVPSSREMNEYFAAEQRRQQQAFIDKYNFDPVNDCPLPGRFEWVKLD, translated from the exons ATGGGCAAGTACATGCGCAAGGTCAAGGTTTCCGGCGAGGTCGCCATCATGGATGTGTCCTCCGCTCCGCTCGGAGCTCGCACCCGCGCGCGCGCCCTCGCGCTGCAGCGCCTGCAGAAGCAGCAGGCGCAGGGGGAGGAGGGCGCCGGCGGCGAGTACCTGGAGCTAAGGAGCCGGAGGCTCGAGAAgctgccgccgccggcgtcgGCCATGAGGAGgaaggcggcggccgcggccgccgccgctaaggaggaggtggaggcgtcgTGCGGGGAGAACATGCTCGAGTTGGAGGCCATGGAGAG GAATACCAGGGAGACGACGCCCTGCAGCTTGATTAACTCTGAGATGATTGGCACTCCCAGGACTCCTGGATCCACAACAAGATCCAGTCACTCTTCCCACCGCAGGGTGAAAGCTCCTCCGGTGCAGGCCGTCCCAAGTTCAAGGGAGATGAATGAGTACTTCGCTGCTGAACAGCGACGCCAACAACAGGCTTTCATTGACAA GTACAACTTTGATCCTGTAAATGACTGCCCTCTCCCAGGCAGGTTTGAATGGGTGAAGCTAGACTGA